In Deinococcus puniceus, one genomic interval encodes:
- the glpK gene encoding glycerol kinase GlpK, translating to MSKFILALDQGTTSSRAIVFDRAGAVVAAAQKEFTQFFPQPGWVEHDAQEIWGTQVGVAQEALTRAGLRAADVAAIGITNQRETVVIWERASGRPIHRAIVWQDRRTAPLCDSLRAAGHEATFQAKTGLVLDAYFSGTKVAWLLDHVPGARQQAERGELAFGTMDSWLTYNLTGGELHITDASNASRTLLFNIHTGDWDDELLALLNIPRAVLPQVRASSEVYGETAEGLLGARVPIAGIAGDQQAATFGQACLKRGMAKNTYGTGCFLLMNTAQEAVTSQHRLLTTVAWRLGQQLTYALEGSVFTAGATVQWLRDGLGIIRESGDVEALAASVENSGGVTLVPAFAGLGAPYWDPHARGTMLGLTRGTTAAHIARAALEGVTMQVAEVLAAMEQDVSSQGSPALTELRVDGGGSRNDLMMQLQADIVGVPVVRPKITETTALGAAYLAGLAVGYWQDAGEIAAQWQEDRTFEPRTTADERGHRMERWGRAVLRAKDWAQEDVSLTGKGAE from the coding sequence ATGTCTAAATTTATCTTGGCTCTGGATCAGGGCACCACCTCTAGCCGCGCCATCGTGTTTGACCGGGCGGGAGCCGTGGTGGCCGCCGCGCAAAAGGAATTCACGCAGTTTTTTCCTCAGCCGGGGTGGGTGGAACACGACGCGCAGGAAATCTGGGGGACGCAGGTGGGCGTGGCGCAGGAAGCCCTGACGCGGGCGGGCCTGCGGGCGGCAGACGTAGCGGCCATCGGCATTACCAACCAGCGCGAGACGGTGGTGATCTGGGAGCGGGCGTCGGGGCGGCCCATTCACCGGGCCATCGTGTGGCAAGACCGCCGCACCGCGCCCCTGTGCGATTCGCTGCGGGCGGCGGGCCATGAGGCCACGTTTCAGGCCAAAACTGGGCTGGTGCTGGACGCCTATTTTTCGGGCACCAAAGTCGCGTGGCTGCTAGACCATGTACCGGGCGCCCGCCAGCAGGCCGAACGCGGGGAATTGGCGTTTGGCACGATGGATTCCTGGCTGACCTATAACCTCACGGGCGGAGAACTCCACATCACCGACGCCAGCAATGCCAGTCGCACGCTGCTCTTCAATATTCATACCGGAGACTGGGACGATGAACTACTGGCCCTGCTGAACATTCCCCGCGCCGTGTTGCCGCAGGTGCGGGCCAGTTCCGAGGTGTACGGCGAAACGGCGGAAGGGTTGCTGGGGGCGCGGGTTCCCATTGCCGGAATCGCCGGAGATCAGCAGGCGGCCACCTTCGGGCAAGCCTGCCTAAAACGCGGCATGGCCAAAAATACCTATGGCACGGGCTGCTTCCTGCTGATGAACACCGCGCAGGAGGCCGTGACCAGCCAGCACCGCCTGCTGACCACTGTGGCTTGGCGCTTGGGTCAACAGCTCACCTACGCCCTCGAAGGCAGCGTCTTTACCGCCGGGGCCACCGTGCAGTGGCTGCGCGACGGCCTCGGCATCATCCGCGAAAGTGGCGACGTGGAGGCGTTGGCGGCCAGCGTAGAAAACAGCGGCGGGGTGACGTTGGTTCCGGCCTTCGCGGGTTTGGGTGCGCCCTACTGGGATCCGCACGCACGCGGCACGATGCTGGGGCTGACGCGGGGAACCACAGCGGCCCACATTGCCCGCGCTGCTTTGGAGGGCGTGACCATGCAGGTGGCGGAGGTATTGGCGGCTATGGAGCAGGATGTGAGCAGTCAGGGAAGTCCGGCTCTGACCGAGTTGCGCGTAGACGGGGGCGGCAGCCGAAACGACTTGATGATGCAACTTCAGGCCGACATCGTGGGCGTGCCTGTCGTTCGTCCCAAAATCACTGAAACGACGGCGCTGGGCGCGGCTTATCTGGCAGGGTTGGCGGTGGGCTACTGGCAAGACGCGGGCGAAATCGCGGCTCAGTGGCAAGAAGACCGCACCTTCGAGCCGCGCACCACTGCCGACGAACGCGGGCATCGTATGGAACGCTGGGGCCGGGCCGTGTTACGGGCCAAAGACTGGGCACAAGAGGACGTTTCTCTGACGGGGAAGGGCGCAGAATGA
- a CDS encoding M48 family metallopeptidase produces MAGVGVGNGEGWNVGGVPVRVQRSARRRTLGLQVRPGEVILHAPTQVPDKTLLEFLNAKRDWAAGHLATYAARVPAVSSLSDSTSLSFLGEPLTLRLNSPGTQAERVGRALWVPSDRPEAALTDWYKAAALPRYRELVEIYADGLNARSRLKAVHVSDTRTRWGSCTADGQIRLHWALARAPLDVACYVALHEAAHLLEMNHSPRYWAHVSRLMPQHKLHREWLRVQGHRLMKF; encoded by the coding sequence AAGGCTGGAACGTGGGCGGCGTGCCGGTGCGGGTGCAGCGCAGTGCGAGGCGGCGCACGCTGGGGCTGCAAGTACGCCCCGGAGAAGTGATCTTGCACGCGCCCACGCAGGTGCCCGACAAAACGCTGCTGGAATTTCTGAACGCCAAACGCGACTGGGCCGCCGGACACCTCGCCACCTATGCCGCCCGCGTGCCTGCCGTTTCTTCTCTGTCAGACAGCACAAGTCTAAGTTTTTTGGGGGAACCGCTGACACTGCGCCTGAACAGCCCCGGCACACAGGCCGAGCGCGTGGGGCGTGCGCTGTGGGTTCCCTCTGACAGACCAGAAGCGGCCCTGACCGACTGGTACAAAGCCGCCGCCCTGCCGCGTTACCGCGAACTGGTTGAAATTTACGCCGATGGGCTGAATGCCCGCTCACGCCTCAAGGCCGTACACGTCAGCGACACGCGCACCCGTTGGGGCAGTTGCACCGCCGACGGCCAGATTCGCCTGCACTGGGCCTTGGCCCGCGCTCCGCTGGACGTGGCCTGTTATGTGGCCCTGCACGAAGCCGCACACCTGCTGGAAATGAACCACTCGCCGCGCTACTGGGCGCACGTTTCCCGCCTGATGCCCCAACACAAACTGCACCGGGAGTGGCTCCGGGTGCAGGGGCATAGGCTGATGAAGTTTTGA